The sequence GTAGCTTGAGACCTTTGGAAAATTTTGGTACACTTAAAACTAGAGTAAATTAAAAGCCCACTTAGTTTGAAGAATGAAGGTGCTCACTAATTAGTTATTGCTGTTGTTTATGGAATTTTGTTGGTTTAGATGAATTGAATTTCCTTAATGTACATTATatccaaaaaatgaaattggtAAATTGATGGGATTTTAAGTCATGGAATCATTAATTCCATTGATATAGATTTTCCATGTAATATCATTTACTTCATCCAAAGCACAGGGTTAGATTCAATGATGGgtgcaatttacattttatttttgtgtactttcttttcctttgagTGCTATGTTGCTCAATCAAGTTGGAGCCTATGggtagaaaaaatattttctttattgaatTTCTACTTGCTGCCCATTCTAATTATTAAAGTAGTGTGATTTTGGGTGATTGAATGATAAGTGAAGCATGAAAGAGAGcgtaaacacaaattttacatgattcagcctgATGATCCACATCCACGGTTAAAAGTCCTTAATGGCTGCATATTTACTATTAAGCTCTTCAATTTACAATGAACCCAATGTAGGGTTTATATGCTAGAGAACTCTAGACTAATCTAAGGTTAACCATAGACTAATCCAATGGTAACTTGCTTCTTCTACAAGTACATAAGCCTACAATTGGTTTGGGCCACTTAGGCCATAATATGCCTAACACTAATAAAATCATATTCTGCTTCTTATCCTATGTTTCTTTTACATTATGGAtgtactcattaaaataaatggATGAATGTACAGGTGTCTTCAAGGAAAGGAGGCCCAAAGAATGAAGTGATCATGGTTGATCCTCTGGAAGCCAAGCGGTTGGCTGCCAAACAAATGCAAGAAATTAAAGCAAAAGAGAAATTCAAGGTGAAGGAAATTCGATGTTTTGTTAAGTATAATCTTTTGGTTCATAAGCTGTTGGTGGGGATGAATTATCTTCTGAATTTAAAGATGTtttggtagtaagatcaatcTTTGCCCCAGCTCTTTGCAGGAACCTTGGAAGTCCCATATTGGACATGAATTTGCATTTGTGacatatgttttattttttttagggaagGATAAGTTTTCGTGATAAGAAAAGAGGAACAAGTTTGTtaaattccttcttttttcgttttttatttatttttattttttaaatttattttccccCTAATATGAGATGGATTTTATCAGTCAATGATGTGACAACAAAGGCATTTTTGTTTGTAAGTTACTACTGTGATTCAAGTTACTTATCAGTCTGGCTGGAACTATGTTGTGATTGCAGAGAAGACGTGAAATTGAAGCAATTAATGGAGCATGGGCAATGATTGGTCTCACCGCAGGCTTGGTCATTGAAGGTCAGACTGGAAAAAGTATTCTGACTCAGGTATACTTGCTTTTCTCCCTGTTTGTGCGCATGTATGTGCTCTTTCTctccctcctctctctctcacatatgCGTAAACATGGTAGTTTGGATTTGATTAATGGATAGCTTCTTCTTCAATTGACTTGATCTTTTGTGTTACTATTTATATGGTTAACTCTATTTTCTTTCAGTTGGCGGACTACTGGAGTGCCATTGTAAGTCTTTTTGTGCGGTAGtgataaattttagaaattgcaGATTCATTCTGTTAGATCTTTCAAATAAATGTTGTTTCTGCCTTATTTGAATTGCTACTTATCCTTCCAAACTAACATGTATGTTGTAAAAATTCTTTCTTCCAGCACTCTATGATCAGATtctaaaatgtaaaaacattgCCCAAAATCCTTGATATAGAATAtgttattcataatttttttttgtgatactGTCTACCATTCTGTTGCAGAATTCAATTCATCTTATTTTCAAATTAGTGGGAACATGATCCATTCCTTATAAATATTTTGCTTTTGGTTCCTACTTGTTAGTCATATTTCTATGACCCAGCTTGAAGACTATTAAGGGTTTCAATGAATTCTTTTAATCAATATTCACTTTTGGGACAGATGTTCATTATTCTTGTTTCTGGAGCAACATAGGCCATTTATGTGTTGGCTTTACCTATTCTTCGAATACAaatgaaaaatgtgaaattaCAATTGGGTTTGGAAGTCAACTTGTTTCATATAGTTGGAGTGTGCTGAATTTGAAGTAATCTTCTAGGTTGGAAACTTGATAGGGTATCTGCAAGTTCATAGTTTTTATAGAGCATGCAGGGTTGGGCCTCATATCTTTGGTTGCTGAATTTGAAAGAGGGTTAGAGCAAGCTAGTCAAGTCCACTCTTATTAACCATAAATGATGTAAAATACATGTAAAAGCTCTGAGAGAGGCACAGAAGAATTGCCCTCCCATTTTGACTAGCTTGAGGTCTGCTTGGGTTTGCATGACCATATTTACCAAAATCTTAAGTGTACCATAGTTAAGTTGTCTAATCATGCAAAATTTGAGGGCATAGGATCTATTCAATGAAATGGAAATAGTTTATTTTCcggtttaatatatatatatttttaatacctAAAGTATATATGGCCTCACgtcattttaataatttttaaatagcaTAACATTAGATATATCTTCAGacttgtaatatttaatttgaataataaaaagagtAGGTTTCAATTGGAGATGTACCTTTTCTTGTATTGTTTCAAAATTAAGTATACTTGCATATTTGTTATATATGTATACTTTTCTTGAAGAAGATGGACATTTGTccctaatttacaaactatACAGAAAAATAtccttgttttgaaactatttagcaaaatgttcttgttttttaaactcgattttatcaaaattgagtTCTATGTAAAACTCGAtattctcaaaatcgagttctatgtatatttttaagtggaaATCAACATTAGCAATGTCgagtttcacttaaattttcaaaaaaattaaagtggcAAAATATCCATAGAACTCAACATTATTAATTTCGAGTTTCacttataactcgattttgttaaaatcgagtttcaaaaatatagacattttgctaaatagtttcaaaactgGGGCATTTTGTTACATAGTTTGTAAATTATGGACAAATACCCatttttctctacttttcttacaattttttttttttaataattttaataggaGTTAAATCAATGGCTCAAGGGGTGAATTATGAATCATTGTCGTAGTGTCCTAGCGGTTCAATATCCAATATAGTTTTGATAATTATACTCATATTTTAGAAGAATACAAAGGGAGTGTCTACACTTCACATATTAACTAAAAAAGGTTGGAGGGTTAGCTACTTTAGTTGGTTTTGCTAGCCATGCAATTAAATGGAACAAGGACTGTTGATGTCTTCATTGATGACTTATCTCCTCTCATGTCACTGATGACTTATGTCTTCTTTGTAGTTGTTAAGGAACGTGGTTGTAGGGTCTCCACAGTTATTGGAATGATAATGATAAGATAATTGTATTGGGAGGGATTTTCTCACAATCCCAATCCCAATCCTAATCCAACCAATTTGGGGGTTGAGGGCCCAAATCAATGTTGCGTTTTTGAACTATTTATTAGCTATCGCCTGTCTGCccattgttgtttttttttttttttttggaaagatgactttattttttctttcattcttatGTGCATACAAAACTGCAAAAGGGAGACACAATAATTTACTGTAGGTATTAGGTAGAGAAATGACATGTCAATAATTTACTATAGGACCCATTTTTGGGACCATACCTACCATTCTTATTCAAACAAAATCAGAAATGCTCTAGCTTTAGCACCCGGATGCAAAAACTGtctattatatattttcaaaacttactttatctattttactatctcattttacaacttacataatattttagttctatttttatatacaactcactaaaataaataaattataccaacaaataatataaacaaatcaattctctctctctcttcttttccatatctctcttccttctcttcctctctcacttcattaaaatgtgtttttatttttacaacccATGAACAGTAGGATTGTGTATATATAACCTTACTATTCACAGTTCGCAAAAATTTTAGGTACCCATATCTAGGTAAAACCCTCTTTTAGCGTCTTGGTTGGTAAAATAGCAACTGAGAAGCTAATAACGCAAAGAACCTGACTTTTCCCTAAATACATCCTAGAATATGATGAAGCATAAAATTTATAgacataaaaaatgataatttttcataattatgtTGCGGCAAATTGTTAGTGTTtagtgaaaaataattttagtggtggATTTATATGAGAACTTGTAAAAGTTTGCAAATTCaactattgtaaaaaaaaaaaaattgtttttttttttttaatagtatataGCATTGTTCATATTAAGCCAGGCTCTCCGAAATTCACCAAAGGTTCAGGCAgcttatttttttgtagtgatgaaaaatattataaaacttTTTGCCAGATGTAAGGTGTTTTATTTCAAGGCTTTGCTGGTACAAGTACAATAGCCGTGAACTGAGATATTGGATAGGAGAAAGTCTTGGGGCACAATTTTTGTGCCACAACTCTTACTAGTCTTTGACATGTGGTTaagtaatgaaaaaaagaaaaaaaaagtaaatccATATAAAAAGTGATAGTTGACAAATAGATAGGTGTTGTTTCTCTCAACATTTTCTTTTGCTAGGATTAACCATGCATAGAGCCAAACATTGAAAGTCCATATGACTTTGCTTCGaaggttctctctctcaagGAGATATATATTATACACATGTGTGATGTGCTGTTCTTGCACATCGTATGGACCTTTGTCCCATTATTGTCCATTTTTCTGTAGTACTAAACTGGAATCTATTTGCTCAATCAAATCATGGGCCAGCAAAACGTTTTTCGAAGCTTGGCCCACGTTAATGAGTcccttctttttattcttttcttttttttcttttttcttggcCTTTGGTCCTTTCGTTGGTCTAAGGGGATGAAGTATCCCAATCTTTATCTGCAGgaaaaattttctctcaaatagaaaatagaaaatagaaagtGACTATGAAGTACATGATCTTGTTATGATCCAAGAGTTTGACAAAACATTATCAACTGGGGAAACTAATATGGAATTTGAATTGCATATCTTCATTTTGGTTATATATGTGAATGTGAACAACATCAACTAAACAAAATTATGGTTGAGTGAGTCTATGAGGCCAACCAGATAAAAATGGATTTGAAGAACTAGTTAAAGATTTAGGTAGGAATATAACTTTCATCCTTTAGACTTTAGTATATCATCAACCACTTTCATCCAGACAAGGTTAGTCACCTAGGCATCCCTACTAACATAGCTTTAACCTCAATACTATACTTTGATAAACATCAACAATTGGGTAAAGCTTCTTTTTCTTACAACCGCTTAATGTGGATATATGAAGTAAATTACTTCCTAGATGGCCTTTCAAGAAGCCCAAACTGGTAGGCTATAACATATAAAGTGAGATAAAtaccaaaatggaaaattttgaaatgttacaTCTTAATCTAAACCAAGGTCACACCCCTCCCCAGTCCCCACCCTATGGAGAAAAATGGTTACATCCACATATTCATTATCAGCCACATATTTAAAAGCAAcccctaaaaattttagatcATTCCAACTTGGAACATTATGTTTTTCATGTCACTAAATTGTGATAATTTTCCCACTTAAACTACGCTCTTCTTTGGAATCACATGGAAAAAATCAAGGAATATGCAATTATGCATAGTTGAATTAATCCGTATATGTCGACAATGGAAGCAGCTTCCTAGGAAGGAGCATTGAACAATACCCAAAGAGATAAGGAAAGACATAATCATATACTACTAGTCTACTACTAAATTATAGTATAAGATAaagaataaggaaaaaaaaggttggtGTGCAAGAAATAGACCCGTTCTCATCAAAGCacaaatttctcttttctttcacaACCCTCTCTGTGTCTTCAACCCAACTATGCTGGCAAACGTGGCCAATTCCAACTTCTACCAAGAAGTTGTTTGCAAGTGCTGCTTTCCTTATCCTATctattaagaaaagaaaatcatggTGGGTTCATGTCACTTTTGTACTAGATTTTATCGATATCCACCAAAAATATGgttgataataaataaataaataataatgacTTCAAAGCCACCAATCACGTGACAACGTGTCCTACATGTTGTATAGCGATTGGGTTTAATTTTTTCTTGACCAAACTATTGAaccttgtttggatttgttttagtacaatttttatacatattaaaaataaataaataaataaaaagtctaGGTTTTTTGGGCTCAAAGAATCTTCTTAAGTTAGCCTTTGCGTGTGTTATGCATATTAGTAAAAGACTCAAAAATTCAAAGTAGAAGTTGGGACTTAGAAGTTTAAACTTAGAAAGAACAACCATTTATTTGGTACTCAAATTTTGAACTCCAACAAGAATTGAGAATTCAGGTTGGACCTAGCTGGGTCAGTATGGGACTTGGGTCTTACTTTCCCACCTTGGATGTTGACTATCCATTAGGAATTGCACACGTGGTGCGTCGAGAGAGACCGACATACTTAGCTGCCCTTTCACATGGAattttaattcaacaaaaaatagtGTTAAGACTTGGccaaataaaaccaaatcaagCTTCTTACATGCATTTGTCTTGTGCGTGTCGGTATTTGGCCTTATTGAATCATTCCTATATGCTTCGGCTTCACCCTACATGAAATGAAATATCCTCTTTAATAATGTCATCATGCTTTTGTCATAAAATATGTTCCTTAATTTAAAGATTTTGGGTTAATTAAGGACCTTAAGCTCggccaaaaaaatatataaaaataaaaattatcattgatattatatatgtttatgttggCAAGTTTAGAAATTGGTATCATTTGTggtatgtttttaatttttagttgtcTCCTATAAGATTGTTTCTTATAGTCACGTTGGTCCAAGTCCAAACTGTGATGCATGCCGTTGTGATGTCTATTACAACAATCACATTCACATCCCAAAAAAGTATTTCGTTAACTTACAGAATTACTCTTACTCTCTTTGTCCCATTTGATCTTTCAACTTAAACAATTATTTCAACCCTTTTGTTTCTCTTAAGAAGCAAGAgcatttctttcctttttcttgtttttatttttctttcgtTTGCTAAATCCTTACTTATGCCAATAAAATAGAGAGATTAAGTTAAAATTTGGTGACTCAAAGGCCAAAGCatataaaacctttttttgttttgttttggtgcTGAGTTCCGGATAAGCatgtaataaaatattagagaaTGACATTGTACGTAAATGActtgaacaaaacaaaatgcaCATATCTTGTTCGTCCAAAAAAACCATTATATTAAGAAATATTTGATGCCAACAAGGACAGTGAAATGAGAATTTTTTACTTAGTTCTCGCTTTTTAAAcctatttaaaagaaaaaaatatggttTACATTTTCAAGAGTTTTGTACTTCAGTAGCATGATCTCCTCTCTTTTATGAGTAGAATAAAGGATTGAATCACATCTTTTCAttattgtaactatcgaataaaaaataattaaaaataacaataataataacaaaattgttctttaattttagtttaggatgcaaattataaatatttttaaagctTATAGTATACATTTCcaatatttttatagtttaggTGGATAATTGTCCACTAAACTATTAATTTCTACTAATTTTTGTACTAGTTTAGATATTGAGATGGATATTGTAAATTATCATATCAGGCTattgatttcaaaaattttgaagtttatgGTGCATAACTGCATATTACGAATACccctatagtttttttttttttttttttaaaattaattaattatttatttaatttgatagtAGAATGAGAGAAGTAGATTTAAATCTATTTCTCTTAATAAAGGAGAATAGACCATTGAACTAGAAGGCTCTCTTGTCTTTGTGTAACATTAAGTTGataattacaatttaaaaaccCCCATTTCCTATCCAGCATAAAGCATAAAGCTATGAGTTTGGCAGATGGTTTCCTCTATGATTTATATATCAAGTCTGTGTCAGCTGCCCCatctaaaaaattcaaagttatgtcacataaatttttaataaagaaaccAAGCACGCACCAAGTGAATACAAAAGCCGAAAAGACAATGAAGGGTAATAATATTCctaggtatatatataaaaccatcTAGATGCATGGAGGAAGAGAACTCAGAGAAGGCCACGATGGGCTGACCTTATTCTTTGAATATTCCAACCTTTACATGGTGAAAAGTTGTTTGTAttataatttactaatattGTATTGGATCCTACACTAACTTCTCTTTTAATCGGATTAGAAAGTGACCCTGATTGGCTGGCCTACTCCGAGTCAGCTTCGGGGATAATTGCATTTGAATAAGAAAAGTTAGCCAAGTCTTGAAGCCAGAGTGTTTGGTGGGCATTTGTATTCTAATCCCTTTACCAAGCAAATACTCAATTGAAAAGACCACCAAGTTTTTATATTGGCAAGAATAGGAGTGAAATAAAAGTATAGCATAGTGCGTTTAGCCACGATAGGCTTGTACTCTTAACAAACCCCATCAAACTAGTGTTAGGTTGCACAAAATCAATTTGAGTTTGGAAATTAATAAGATCACGGAAGCAGCTTGATGGATGAGGTTTAGTAAAAATGCTATTAGTTGATCCTGTGGAGAGACATAACATAACTATAGTGTGCCTTGACGCAAATGGTGATGAACAAAGTGATGACCAATCATTATTATGGACAATCTAAATAGGACAAACTGTACCTTAGATACTGTtctttagatttttcttttaaaattcagtcatgtagttacttaattaaaaaatatactttcatcttataagaaaaaatccacataacaGAATCTTAAAATGAGAACCTAAAAGCATCCACAGTAGCggatttaaatttttagttttttagctacacaaaaagtcactttatctattttaccttctcacACCCTACAGCAGTGGAACTATTTTACcttttaatacaataaaataatataaacactacaataaaataatatttcattcaaccaCCAACACACCACCATAACCaccatcaaacccataaaaatcacTGCACAACCACAATCCCACCATGCCCATCAAAaccagtgaagaaaaaaaaaataaaaactcagaaaaatcaacataaccaaaccagtgaagaagaacaaaacaaaaacccagaaaaatcaacACAGTCAAATTGAAACCCATGCCTGACACTCTGTCCGATTCAGTATAGGCCGACGAGACCTATGTCAATCATCGATCAGTGATCATAAACAATGATGATGAGTGCAAAGCGAAACGGAATGCTTCGATTTGAGGTGAGTCGAGTAATGTGGGACCCGATTGGAGctaaaaacagagagagagatagagagagaaagagagagagagagagagagagaaaatgaaagagaagtAAGCTTGAGGCGATCGATGGCATGGGTCTGAGGCCGATGGCAGCGTGGGTTTGAGGCTGATCAGCGGCTTGGGACAGTTGGTGGGTTGGTGACGTCGAGCTTCGGTGGCGGTGACGTTAAGAATGAGTCGAGCTGGCGGTGGTGAATGACGGAGCTTAGCTTGAGAGAGTGACGTGGAGAGAGTTTGCCTGAGAGAGTTCTGAGCGATGATGAGAGCTTCAGCactataagagagagagagagagagagagagagagagagagaaccatttttattattttaatcgggCCGGgagtaaaaaatttttttttttttgtttagctctcagctacagtgcacatctatctataaaTGTGCACTAtagcaatggagctaaaaaaaaataagtatagctccactgctgcatgcttctttttggtgttttggtggagctaaaatagctatatagctatttagttCCACTGCTGCAAATGTTCTAAGGAACAACATCTAAATACTGTAATTAAGTCTTATCCATCTAAAATAATGCTTCAATTGATATACTAGTAAACTAGTACCGTAATAAAGCAATCAATTCATATATCTTATATGAGCCAATGCAACCAAAGAAGCTCGACCGTGGTGTCAACAAGTGCTGGATATGTTGCTCCTATACAGGAGCAAGCAATAACGATACCCACTTCTTCTTGTTCCAACAAATGGAGTCACtgagtagatttttttttggtgtggtaACTAACATCTATCTATAAATGCTTCTTGTTTTTGGTGATATCAATGAAAACTTATGTTACCAACAATTGAAAGACAAAGTAAAGTCTATAGAATAAGGTGTTCCTCAAATACCGAAGAATTATGAGAACAACATAGTGAATTGACCGTGGTGTTTCCATGAACTGATTGACAATATGAATTACATAAGAGATGTCTAATCAATTAACTGTGAGATAAATAAGACTCCCAACTAGTTTCTTGTACAGTGTAGGGTGCAGCATCATGAATACGTTCTTCATGAGCATGTAGAAGAGAGCAAACAAGAAAGTGAGAGAACTTgaaagctagagagagagaaaaaaagggagagagagagagagaggtcccAAAGAAACAACCAGTTCTTTCTCCTTTTTGCACCTGTGTGTTGCAATCATGGCTCGTTCCTTTGCTTTTCTTGAGTTTATGTGGCGCACTGGTCTTAACTTTTTTTAGGTCCTAGTGTTGGAACGATGGCTCATTCCGTGAGCCAAGAAAACTTTACCCAATTCATATTTTAGAAAGGTATGATTTGaatctcttcttaaaaaaataaaataaaataaaatgtataatttaaaccttataattgtgattgttttttattgcATTCATTCATATGCATAAGTTTACACACTAGTTTCAGGgataaatgttaaaattgaggTGATTTTAGGACCAAAGATTTGGGTTCAATTATACCAATccaattgaaagaaaacaatcactacccattgaataatttttctatatttttttagaaggcAACTAATTTTCTCTCATAATAAGACACCTCATGTGGACCTATACTTCAATTATTTCATTGGACCTATACTTCAATTATTTCATCCATTGGTGTAAGTAATCTATTGTTGAATAAGTGACAAAGGCGATAAATACTTCAATTATATATAGATGTGAATTTCGAACTaatctgaaaaaaataaaataacctaGAGCACCTAGGTCTTAGTCTCTTAGATGATCCCAAGGGCCagatagcttttttttttgagaatcccaAGGGCCAGATAGTACATTATCGGAAGTACAAAATCTTAcaccattaaataaaattgaaaaaagaggGTTCCCCCTTTAAGCTAGCTCATAATTGTCTCTACTGcttttttgagaatttgaatGGTTGTTACGATGCTTTCGTTACAAATTTGtagcaaaatattttctagagtCTGGCTTAACATcaatcatattaattttttagtatagGTTCTTAAATGAATTCATTAAACGTAACTAAGTATAAGCTAcgattctttaaaaaaagaaagaaaagtatgAGCTACAAAGATTGGTGTCACAGTACCATGACTCACCAAGTCTAATTAAAATTGCGTCATCAAATTACGTCTCTAGGAGGTTCTGGAATTCAAAttacaattttcttattaaatgcATCAACAACAACTGCATTAATTTTAGCAGGACTCTCTTGTTTTAGCAAATGATTTTagagtttgtaattttgtttgtaTCAAACATGTAGGTAACTCGGTTGCCCATTTTCTTGTCAAATGTTCTAAGTCAAGCAATGAGTTGCAGCCTACAGGTCTAGCTTGAGGCCATT is a genomic window of Quercus lobata isolate SW786 chromosome 2, ValleyOak3.0 Primary Assembly, whole genome shotgun sequence containing:
- the LOC115977352 gene encoding uncharacterized protein LOC115977352: MASTSLPLISGGLRFPSQYSASLPNHHLSATATLPKWGWRRDKDTSMFINTTRGQAFRILANPNVSSRKGGPKNEVIMVDPLEAKRLAAKQMQEIKAKEKFKRRREIEAINGAWAMIGLTAGLVIEGQTGKSILTQLADYWSAIVSLFVR